The Roseibium sp. Sym1 nucleotide sequence TGACCCAGTCCGCCGTGACCGGCGAACTGGTCGCCGACATGATCGAGGGCATGCGTCCCGTCGTCGATCCGGTGCCCTATCGCGCGGACCGGTTTTGACCACCTTGTGACCTGAGGGTGTCAGATCGCCTGCATGGGTGACTTGCGCTGTTCGCGGTAGGCCTTGTCGAGGCGCAGCGTGACGATCGCGAAGACCACCCAGCTCAGGTGAAAGAACACGCCCGCCATCATGACCAGGCCGCCGGGGATCGGCCCGATGGCCGCGCGTTCGAACGCCTCGGACAGGCTCACCAGCGGTTCGGGATGAATGGCGATCTTGCCGTAATAGGCGACCGCCTGGATGGCCAGGATCCAGGAATAGTTCGAGCGCAGCCGCCGGCCGGCCGCCCGCGCCAGGCTGATATGGTAATGCGGCGTTTCGTAGTCGTCGGCGAGCAGTTTGCTCCATTCCGCCGACCAGGGCACTTTGCGGCCGTGGAGGATCGGCGCGTAGATGTCGGATTCCATCAGCCGTGCCCGCGCCCGGAACATGTTGTAGTAGCGGTAGCGGCGGGCTTCAAAGACCAGGAAAACAGTGACAAGCAGGCCGACCAGAACCATGGGCAGCGGTGAGGCGTCGATGTTGGAAAACGTTGCCGACAGCGCAATGCCCGTGGTGACCACGGCCCAGTTGGTGGTGTTGTCCAGCCGGGTGCGCCAATGGGTGCTGCGGAACACTTCGGCGCGGTAAAGATGTGCAAGCGCGGTCAGGGAGCTGGACTCGATGTCCTGCTCGGGCCAGAGCTCTTCCTGATCATTCTGCGGCATATGCCGATCCTCGACCATGCTTCATTTCTATGAAGTTAAAGCAGTTCGCGCGCTTTACCAGAGGGGGCAGTTTTGACCAGGCAAGAGCAGCGGGCGCGGGTGATCTTAATGCTTCAAGTCCTGCCGGAATGTCCGGGGGATGTCTCACGGAGGTGCGGAAACCGCCTGCACTTGTGTTCCTTGCCGCCAGGTTCGCGGTATTCCCCAGGCGCGCCGATCACCTCGTCCCTGGCACCGGAACATTATTCTTTCGTCGGGAGAGGATAAAGAACCGTTCATTTTCGGTTCATATGACCTATCGTAAATCCCGCAACTGAAAAATGTGGCCGGCAAAAAGCCGGATTTCAATTTCAAGTGTTTCAACAGTGCAGGTATTTAGATGCAACGGTTTGCAGTTCTTCTCGCAGTGGCGATTGCTTTTATGCCGGGATCCGCGTCCCTGGCGTCTCCGGACGTTGACTTTCCCCAGAACGGCCAATCCTACGGTGGCAAGGTCCGCAGCGGTCCCGGCATCCAGTATGGCCAGAGCGGCAGTCTTTACCAGGGTGATGCCATTCTGATCCTGTCGGGAACCGGGGTCATGATGAACGGCTACGAATGGTTCCAGATCCGTTACCGGAACGGCCAGACCGGATATCACTGGGGCGGACTGTTCTGCTCGGAGCGGCCGTATCCCGGGATCTACCAGGTCTGTGCACCGCGCCCCCAGGTCAACAATCCACCACAGCAGCCCCCCGCGCAGCCGCCGGCAACCGCCGGCGTGAATGGCAGGAATGTCGGCGTTGTGCGGCATTCGGGCGGCAGCTTTGTCAGTGTCGGTGGCGGCCAGTGGCAGGAGACGGATGTCTATGGCACCATCGGCTTCCATTTTCAGGAATTCGGCCGGGACGAGTGGTCCGTCTATCTCCACGATGCGTCCCGCAACGTGACGCTGCAGCTGGACCTTCACCGGCGCATGGTCCTTTATGGACAGGGCAACGGGCCCAAGTCGGATCTCTACCGTATCACCGATGCCTTTCCGGCTCGCGGGGGGCAGCCGGTAACGGGCGGCGAACTTCCGCAGCCGGCCGGGCAAAACGCGCTCACCGTCAAATACACCTGCACCGAAGGTATTCCCCTGATCGTGAATTACGTGAACAGCGGCAACGGTCACCTGACCTTCTCGATGGACGGAGCTCCTCTCCACAGGCTGGAGCAGGTCGTCTCGGGGTCGGGTGCCCGCTATTCGGATGGCCCCTACACGATCCACAGCAAGGGCCAGCAAGTCTATATCGAAGCGCCCTGGGGCAGCGACACCTGTTACGAGTACCGGTAACGGGCAGCCCGGCGGCGTTGACCACCGTTGCCGGGCTATCCGCCAACTGACCCTCGCCGCCTCTCCACGCTTGCCCTCAAAATCGTCCCGAAACGGCGGGGCTGCGCCTTGAGCGCGTGAGGCGCGTTTGTTATGCAATCTTGATTGCTTGTTCTGGATTGTGTGAGGTGGTTTCGGTGACAGCTCGAATTCTGTTTTTCTGCATTGCCGTTTTTCTTATGTTCTCCCCGGCGAGTTCCCAGCCGTTGGAGTTTTCCGGCCGGACGCTTGTCTTCTATGGCGGAGGTCACGGTATTCAAGTTGAATACTATGCGCGCGGTGGTCGTTCCTACCTTTGGTATCCTGGAAACTCGCGCAGTGTTCGGGGTCAGTGGAAAAACAGTTCCGGCGGAAGCCATGTCTGCTTCCGTTATCCCGCCAATACCTACGACCCCGTGAAAAACAAGCAGCTTGGTGACTGGAACTGCAAGTCGAAGGCAAAAGTGCAACGGATGGCAAAGTCGACCTGCAAAGGCGATCCGTTTCGGCTGTCGAGCGGAAAGGTCCCTTACGCGCTGAAGCGCGGCCGGGGCCAGCTTGGCCAGATCAAGGAAAAATGTTCCTGAGCTGGCCTGCCGAGCGAATGGTTGTAGCGGCGGCCGGGAGGCCCCCGCATTGCTCCTTGATCCGGTCAACATCTGTTCCTGTTGGATGCCGTGGGCGCGTTGCTGTCGCAGGGGTGCTTCGGCGAAACTTGCATTCTGGTACCCGGACCTCTGTAACAAGGCCATTGAAGTGTTTCTCGAACTGCCGCTAAAGATGGGAGCAGTGCGCAATCTGGAGGTGTTTCATGAATTCCGGGCCGAATATCATTTCTCAGGCTTTTCGATCTGTCCTTTCATGCTGGAAATATTTCTTCGGTATCGTTCTGTTTTTGTTTATTCTTGATTGCGTCAACATGTTGTACGACATCGACAATTCAATAACTGTCGCCAAGGCTTTTGCCGAGGCCGGCGTGGTTTTCTATGTTTGTCTTTCTTTTCTCGGGCTGGATGTCAGCTCAAAGGAGAACGGAAAGAAATACATGGGATTTTCCCTGCGGTTTCTATTCCTGCTCTATGTGCCGGTCATAGTCGCTTCAATACTCGTCGTGGCGCTTGCAGCATCAACCCTGCAGGGTGCGCAACCAGGAACGGGGTACTTCATGGGCCTCACCATGCTGTGCGTGGGTGGTGTCTATTTTTTTGCCATGTTTTTGTTCGGGACCGTGTTTCCCGCGCGGCTGTTCGGTGTCAGGCCTGAGATCGGGGCC carries:
- a CDS encoding MliC family protein: MPGSASLASPDVDFPQNGQSYGGKVRSGPGIQYGQSGSLYQGDAILILSGTGVMMNGYEWFQIRYRNGQTGYHWGGLFCSERPYPGIYQVCAPRPQVNNPPQQPPAQPPATAGVNGRNVGVVRHSGGSFVSVGGGQWQETDVYGTIGFHFQEFGRDEWSVYLHDASRNVTLQLDLHRRMVLYGQGNGPKSDLYRITDAFPARGGQPVTGGELPQPAGQNALTVKYTCTEGIPLIVNYVNSGNGHLTFSMDGAPLHRLEQVVSGSGARYSDGPYTIHSKGQQVYIEAPWGSDTCYEYR
- a CDS encoding DUF2270 domain-containing protein, which translates into the protein MPQNDQEELWPEQDIESSSLTALAHLYRAEVFRSTHWRTRLDNTTNWAVVTTGIALSATFSNIDASPLPMVLVGLLVTVFLVFEARRYRYYNMFRARARLMESDIYAPILHGRKVPWSAEWSKLLADDYETPHYHISLARAAGRRLRSNYSWILAIQAVAYYGKIAIHPEPLVSLSEAFERAAIGPIPGGLVMMAGVFFHLSWVVFAIVTLRLDKAYREQRKSPMQAI